One genomic region from Maylandia zebra isolate NMK-2024a unplaced genomic scaffold, Mzebra_GT3a scaffold20, whole genome shotgun sequence encodes:
- the LOC143416141 gene encoding inverted formin-2-like isoform X4 encodes MATSTKWGAVKDQLTRGPATVTDGKVEANLENADPELCIRLLQVPTVVNYSGLQRRLEVSNQSWMVQFLELQGLDLLLEALEALSGRGCAHIADALLQLTCVSCVRTIMNSSAGLHFILDNEGYIRMLAQALDTSNVMVKMQLFQLLAALAVFDPRGHHLVFDALDNYKSLKKQQYRFSVIMNELHATDNILYMVTLLSMVNVLVLQEEELRRRHRVRQEFIGLQLLNLLPRLRETQDKDLNIQCDVFEDSLSEDMEEMERLYGGIDMSSHQQVFTMLYTMVSSHPSSVQLLSILQALLLVGPDRAEVWCALELLMDRATLLAQDGHESLWTSTSLDSMEPDYCSIEHLFSLPPTETKTRTKSKTEPKEVSFIDAKKSLNLNIFLKHFKCSHEDFVDLIRRGDRSKFDVEALKQFIKLLPEKHEVGNLKSHLAEQDKLASADQFYLQLIDLPSYSLRIECMLLCEESSCVLETMRLRAELLDRACQSVKESARLPVFCKLILSVGNFLNYGTHTGNAEGFKISTLLKLTETKANKSRVTLLHHILQEAEENHPDLLNLPDDLEICAKAAGLSLDSIQSETKTLNKRLKNSERSVSSSSDDMKEQYLSTIQESLQAVEQLQLLLSSVEEQRKHLSAYLCEDSSSFSLEELFSTIKAFRDLFLRTLKENEGHREQEKRRKRLEEGRKLREEAPTRKIIRTDMANWDEGCTVDNLLAEIRKGCRLRKTSPRAEPDGGVEGHPGVTQMSPAQDKPDFPEKPREEVRTPTHPPAGTRPEPEPAEPDRAASELQALCERPAAEVQGPESEVDTRPAQQEVQHTASQQDVTQVNRSKDPNPEDSAPRNASNTLDTSPAAHPHRSSCVQCLQQSDGDSAADYKGHTGRKRLKKRKKCILQ; translated from the exons ATGGCAACCAGTACCAAATGGGGGGCGGTAAAGGACCAGTTGACCAGAGGCCCCGCCACAGTCACTGACGGCAAGGTGGAGGCCAATCTGGAGAACGCTGACCCCGAGCTCTGCATCCGACTGCTGCAG GTTCCCACAGTGGTGAACTACTCGGGTCTGCAGCGGCGGCTGGAGGTGAGTAATCAGTCATGGATGGTGCAGTTCCTTGAACTACAGGGTTTGGACCTCCTGCTGGAGGCGCTGGAGGCTCTGTCGGGCCGCGGCTGCGCCCACATCGCCgatgctctgctgcagctcACCTGCGTCAGCTGTGTCCGGACCATCATGAACTCGTCCGCAGGGCTGCATTTCATCCTGGACAACGAGGGCTACATCAGGATGCTGGCTCAAG CTCTCGACACGTCCAATGTCATGGTGAAGATGcagctgttccagctgctggctGCTCTTGCCGTCTTCGACCCTCGGGGACACCACCTCGTCTTCGATGCACTCGACAACTACAAG AGCCTGAAGAAGCAGCAGTATCGCTTCAGCGTGATCATGAATGAGCTTCACGCCACCGACAACATCCTCTACATGGTGACGCTGCTAAGTATGGTCAACGTCCTCGtgctgcaggaggaggagctgaggaGAAGGCACCGGGTGCGGCAGGAGTTCATCG GTCTGCAGCTGCTGAACCTGCTCCCCAGGCTCAG GGAGACGCAGGACAAGGACCTGAACATCCAGTGTGACGTGTTTGAAGACTCTCTGTCGGAGGACATGGAGGAGATGGAGAGGCTGTACGGAGGGATTGATATGAGCAGCCACCAGCAGGTCTTCACAATGCTCTACACCATG GTGTCCAGCCATCCATCCTCCGTGCAGCTGCTGTCCATCCTTCAGGCCTTGTTGCTGGTGGGTCCGGACAGAGCTGAGGTCTGGTGTGCTCTGGAGCTGCTGATGGATCGAGCCACCCTGCTGGCTCAGGATG GCCACGAGTCTCTGTGGACGTCAACATCTTTGGACTCCATGGAGCCAGATTACTGCAGCATCGAGCACCTCTTCAGTCTCCCTCCGACTGAGACCAAGACCAGAACCAAGTCAAAGACGGAGCCCAAAGAG GTGTCCTTCATCGACGCCAAGAAGAGCCTTAACCTCAACATCTTCCTCAAGCACTTCAAATG TTCCCACGAGGACTTTGTGGATCTCATCCGAAGAGGAGACCGATCAAAGTTTGATGTTGAGGCCCTGAAACAGTTCATCAAACTCCTCCCAGAGAAACATGAG GTAGGGAACCTGAAGTCTCATCTGGCAGAGCAGGACAAGTTGGCATCAGCAGATCAGTTTTACCTGCAGCTCATTGATCTGCCCAG ttaCTCTCTGAGGATTGAGTGTATGTTGCTGTGTGAGGAGAGCAGCTGTGTGTTGGAGACTATGAGGCTCagagctgagctgctggaccGCGCCTGCCAGA GTGTGAAGGAGAGCGCTCGGCTGCCAGTCTTCTGTAAACTAATCCTGAGTGTCGGAAACTTTCTCAACTAT GGAACTCACACGGGGAATGCTGAAGGCTTTAAGATCAGCACTCTGCTCAAACTGACCGAAACCAAAGCCAACAAGTCGAGAGTCACGCTGCTGCACCACATCCTGCAG GAGGCTGAAGAGAATCACCCCGACCTGCTCAACCTGCCCGATGACCTGGAGATCTGTGCAAAGGCTGCTGG GCTCAGCTTGGACTCTATTCAGTCTGAAACAAAGACTCTAAACAAACGGCTGAAAAACTCAGAGAGGAGCGTTTCCTCCTCATCTGACGACATGAAGGAGCAGTACCTGTCCACCATACAG GAGAGCCTGCAGGCTGTTGAGCAGCTGCAACTCCTGCTGTCATctgtggaggagcagaggaagcaCCTGTCCGCCTacctctgtgaggacagcagcagcttctccctCGAAGAGCTCTTCAGCACCATCAAGGCATTCAGAGACCTCTTCCTTCGAACCCTCAAG GAGAACGAAGGTCACAGGGAgcaggagaagaggaggaagaggttggAGGAAGGGAGGAAACTGAGAGAAGAAGCCCCCACCAGAAAGATCA ttAGGACAGACATGGCCAATTGGGACGAAGGATGCACCGTCGACAACCTGCTGGCCGAGATCAGGAAGGGCTGCAGGCTGAGGAAGACAAGCCCACGGGCAGAGCCGGACGGTGGGGTCGAAG GTCACCCCGGGGTCACGCAGATGTCACCGGCCCAAGATAAGCCAGATTTTCCCGAGAAGCCTCGGGAGGAGGTCCGGACTCCCACACATCCACCTGCTGGAACCAGACCAGAACCGGAGCCAGCAGAGCCAGACAGAGCTGCCTCAGAGCTCCAGGCCCTCTGTGAACGCCCCGCAGCTGAGGTCCAGGGTCCGGAGTCTGAAGTGGACACCAGACCGGCGCAGCAGGAAGTCCAGCACACAGCTAGTCAGCAGGATGTGACCCAGGTCAACAGGAGCAAAGATCCTAACCCGGAAGATTCTGCTCCCCGGAACGCATCAAACACCTTAGACACCAGCCCAGCAG CCCACCCACACAGATCaagttgtgttcagtgtttgCAGCAGAGTGACGGAGACTCGGCCGCAGATTACA AAGGCCACACAGGAAGAAAGCGtttgaagaaaaggaaaaaatgcaTCCTTCAGTGA
- the LOC143416141 gene encoding inverted formin-2-like isoform X1, with translation MATSTKWGAVKDQLTRGPATVTDGKVEANLENADPELCIRLLQVPTVVNYSGLQRRLEVSNQSWMVQFLELQGLDLLLEALEALSGRGCAHIADALLQLTCVSCVRTIMNSSAGLHFILDNEGYIRMLAQALDTSNVMVKMQLFQLLAALAVFDPRGHHLVFDALDNYKSLKKQQYRFSVIMNELHATDNILYMVTLLSMVNVLVLQEEELRRRHRVRQEFIGLQLLNLLPRLRETQDKDLNIQCDVFEDSLSEDMEEMERLYGGIDMSSHQQVFTMLYTMVSSHPSSVQLLSILQALLLVGPDRAEVWCALELLMDRATLLAQDAEVDSADHLLEKLLPRKTYSANLTIDRAVQTRLPDSPPSQSEALTKDAPTAPTAAALPPALPTSYAPPLPPPLPGAMTLPLPPPPLPPTPLPGAMAPLPPPPPPPPLPGAMAPPPLPGAGPPLPPSPPGDIRAETVQSLGRLYSSSAPNSSHTPCPTLRMKKLNWQKLPSRLVSGHESLWTSTSLDSMEPDYCSIEHLFSLPPTETKTRTKSKTEPKEVSFIDAKKSLNLNIFLKHFKCSHEDFVDLIRRGDRSKFDVEALKQFIKLLPEKHEVGNLKSHLAEQDKLASADQFYLQLIDLPSYSLRIECMLLCEESSCVLETMRLRAELLDRACQSVKESARLPVFCKLILSVGNFLNYGTHTGNAEGFKISTLLKLTETKANKSRVTLLHHILQEAEENHPDLLNLPDDLEICAKAAGLSLDSIQSETKTLNKRLKNSERSVSSSSDDMKEQYLSTIQESLQAVEQLQLLLSSVEEQRKHLSAYLCEDSSSFSLEELFSTIKAFRDLFLRTLKENEGHREQEKRRKRLEEGRKLREEAPTRKIIRTDMANWDEGCTVDNLLAEIRKGCRLRKTSPRAEPDGGVEGHPGVTQMSPAQDKPDFPEKPREEVRTPTHPPAGTRPEPEPAEPDRAASELQALCERPAAEVQGPESEVDTRPAQQEVQHTASQQDVTQVNRSKDPNPEDSAPRNASNTLDTSPAAHPHRSSCVQCLQQSDGDSAADYKGHTGRKRLKKRKKCILQ, from the exons ATGGCAACCAGTACCAAATGGGGGGCGGTAAAGGACCAGTTGACCAGAGGCCCCGCCACAGTCACTGACGGCAAGGTGGAGGCCAATCTGGAGAACGCTGACCCCGAGCTCTGCATCCGACTGCTGCAG GTTCCCACAGTGGTGAACTACTCGGGTCTGCAGCGGCGGCTGGAGGTGAGTAATCAGTCATGGATGGTGCAGTTCCTTGAACTACAGGGTTTGGACCTCCTGCTGGAGGCGCTGGAGGCTCTGTCGGGCCGCGGCTGCGCCCACATCGCCgatgctctgctgcagctcACCTGCGTCAGCTGTGTCCGGACCATCATGAACTCGTCCGCAGGGCTGCATTTCATCCTGGACAACGAGGGCTACATCAGGATGCTGGCTCAAG CTCTCGACACGTCCAATGTCATGGTGAAGATGcagctgttccagctgctggctGCTCTTGCCGTCTTCGACCCTCGGGGACACCACCTCGTCTTCGATGCACTCGACAACTACAAG AGCCTGAAGAAGCAGCAGTATCGCTTCAGCGTGATCATGAATGAGCTTCACGCCACCGACAACATCCTCTACATGGTGACGCTGCTAAGTATGGTCAACGTCCTCGtgctgcaggaggaggagctgaggaGAAGGCACCGGGTGCGGCAGGAGTTCATCG GTCTGCAGCTGCTGAACCTGCTCCCCAGGCTCAG GGAGACGCAGGACAAGGACCTGAACATCCAGTGTGACGTGTTTGAAGACTCTCTGTCGGAGGACATGGAGGAGATGGAGAGGCTGTACGGAGGGATTGATATGAGCAGCCACCAGCAGGTCTTCACAATGCTCTACACCATG GTGTCCAGCCATCCATCCTCCGTGCAGCTGCTGTCCATCCTTCAGGCCTTGTTGCTGGTGGGTCCGGACAGAGCTGAGGTCTGGTGTGCTCTGGAGCTGCTGATGGATCGAGCCACCCTGCTGGCTCAGGATG CTGAGGTAGACTCTGCAGATCACCTGCTGGAGAAGCTCCTCCCCCGAAAGACTTACTCAGCCAATCTTACCATCGACAGGGCGGTCCAGACTAGACTACCAGACAGTCCTCCCAGCCAATCAGAGGCACTCACCAAAGATGCTCCGACAGCCCCCACTGCAGCAGCACTGCCTCCGGCTCTTCCCACTTCCTATGccccccctcttcctcctcccttaCCCGGTGCTATGACTCTTCCCCTTCCACCCCCTCCACTGCCGCCCACACCCTTGCCTGGTGCTATGGCTCCTCTCCCTCCaccccctccacccccaccctTACCTGGTGCTATGGCTCCTCCACCCTTACCTGGTGCTGGACCTCCACTCCCCCCCTCTCCTCCAGGTGACATCAGAGCTGAGACAGTTCAAAGTCTGGGCAGGTTATATAGCAGCTCCGCTCCTAATTCAAGCCACACCCCCTGCCCAACACTGCGGATGAAGAAGCTGAACTGGCAGAAACTTCCATCCAGACTGGTGTCAG GCCACGAGTCTCTGTGGACGTCAACATCTTTGGACTCCATGGAGCCAGATTACTGCAGCATCGAGCACCTCTTCAGTCTCCCTCCGACTGAGACCAAGACCAGAACCAAGTCAAAGACGGAGCCCAAAGAG GTGTCCTTCATCGACGCCAAGAAGAGCCTTAACCTCAACATCTTCCTCAAGCACTTCAAATG TTCCCACGAGGACTTTGTGGATCTCATCCGAAGAGGAGACCGATCAAAGTTTGATGTTGAGGCCCTGAAACAGTTCATCAAACTCCTCCCAGAGAAACATGAG GTAGGGAACCTGAAGTCTCATCTGGCAGAGCAGGACAAGTTGGCATCAGCAGATCAGTTTTACCTGCAGCTCATTGATCTGCCCAG ttaCTCTCTGAGGATTGAGTGTATGTTGCTGTGTGAGGAGAGCAGCTGTGTGTTGGAGACTATGAGGCTCagagctgagctgctggaccGCGCCTGCCAGA GTGTGAAGGAGAGCGCTCGGCTGCCAGTCTTCTGTAAACTAATCCTGAGTGTCGGAAACTTTCTCAACTAT GGAACTCACACGGGGAATGCTGAAGGCTTTAAGATCAGCACTCTGCTCAAACTGACCGAAACCAAAGCCAACAAGTCGAGAGTCACGCTGCTGCACCACATCCTGCAG GAGGCTGAAGAGAATCACCCCGACCTGCTCAACCTGCCCGATGACCTGGAGATCTGTGCAAAGGCTGCTGG GCTCAGCTTGGACTCTATTCAGTCTGAAACAAAGACTCTAAACAAACGGCTGAAAAACTCAGAGAGGAGCGTTTCCTCCTCATCTGACGACATGAAGGAGCAGTACCTGTCCACCATACAG GAGAGCCTGCAGGCTGTTGAGCAGCTGCAACTCCTGCTGTCATctgtggaggagcagaggaagcaCCTGTCCGCCTacctctgtgaggacagcagcagcttctccctCGAAGAGCTCTTCAGCACCATCAAGGCATTCAGAGACCTCTTCCTTCGAACCCTCAAG GAGAACGAAGGTCACAGGGAgcaggagaagaggaggaagaggttggAGGAAGGGAGGAAACTGAGAGAAGAAGCCCCCACCAGAAAGATCA ttAGGACAGACATGGCCAATTGGGACGAAGGATGCACCGTCGACAACCTGCTGGCCGAGATCAGGAAGGGCTGCAGGCTGAGGAAGACAAGCCCACGGGCAGAGCCGGACGGTGGGGTCGAAG GTCACCCCGGGGTCACGCAGATGTCACCGGCCCAAGATAAGCCAGATTTTCCCGAGAAGCCTCGGGAGGAGGTCCGGACTCCCACACATCCACCTGCTGGAACCAGACCAGAACCGGAGCCAGCAGAGCCAGACAGAGCTGCCTCAGAGCTCCAGGCCCTCTGTGAACGCCCCGCAGCTGAGGTCCAGGGTCCGGAGTCTGAAGTGGACACCAGACCGGCGCAGCAGGAAGTCCAGCACACAGCTAGTCAGCAGGATGTGACCCAGGTCAACAGGAGCAAAGATCCTAACCCGGAAGATTCTGCTCCCCGGAACGCATCAAACACCTTAGACACCAGCCCAGCAG CCCACCCACACAGATCaagttgtgttcagtgtttgCAGCAGAGTGACGGAGACTCGGCCGCAGATTACA AAGGCCACACAGGAAGAAAGCGtttgaagaaaaggaaaaaatgcaTCCTTCAGTGA
- the LOC143416141 gene encoding inverted formin-2-like isoform X2: MATSTKWGAVKDQLTRGPATVTDGKVEANLENADPELCIRLLQVPTVVNYSGLQRRLEVSNQSWMVQFLELQGLDLLLEALEALSGRGCAHIADALLQLTCVSCVRTIMNSSAGLHFILDNEGYIRMLAQALDTSNVMVKMQLFQLLAALAVFDPRGHHLVFDALDNYKSLKKQQYRFSVIMNELHATDNILYMVTLLSMVNVLVLQEEELRRRHRVRQEFIGLQLLNLLPRLRETQDKDLNIQCDVFEDSLSEDMEEMERLYGGIDMSSHQQVFTMLYTMVSSHPSSVQLLSILQALLLVGPDRAEVWCALELLMDRATLLAQDAEVDSADHLLEKLLPRKTYSANLTIDRAVQTRLPDSPPSQSEALTKDAPTAPTAAALPPALPTSYAPPLPPPLPGAMTLPLPPPPLPPTPLPGAMAPLPPPPPPPPLPGAMAPPPLPGAGPPLPPSPPGDIRAETVQSLGRLYSSSAPNSSHTPCPTLRMKKLNWQKLPSRLVSGHESLWTSTSLDSMEPDYCSIEHLFSLPPTETKTRTKSKTEPKEVSFIDAKKSLNLNIFLKHFKCSHEDFVDLIRRGDRSKFDVEALKQFIKLLPEKHEVGNLKSHLAEQDKLASADQFYLQLIDLPSYSLRIECMLLCEESSCVLETMRLRAELLDRACQSVKESARLPVFCKLILSVGNFLNYGTHTGNAEGFKISTLLKLTETKANKSRVTLLHHILQEAEENHPDLLNLPDDLEICAKAAGLSLDSIQSETKTLNKRLKNSERSVSSSSDDMKEQYLSTIQESLQAVEQLQLLLSSVEEQRKHLSAYLCEDSSSFSLEELFSTIKAFRDLFLRTLKENEGHREQEKRRKRLEEGRKLREEAPTRKIIRTDMANWDEGCTVDNLLAEIRKGCRLRKTSPRAEPDGGVEGHPGVTQMSPAQDKPDFPEKPREEVRTPTHPPAGTRPEPEPAEPDRAASELQALCERPAAEVQGPESEVDTRPAQQEVQHTASQQDVTQVNRSKDPNPEDSAPRNASNTLDTSPAEGHTGRKRLKKRKKCILQ; this comes from the exons ATGGCAACCAGTACCAAATGGGGGGCGGTAAAGGACCAGTTGACCAGAGGCCCCGCCACAGTCACTGACGGCAAGGTGGAGGCCAATCTGGAGAACGCTGACCCCGAGCTCTGCATCCGACTGCTGCAG GTTCCCACAGTGGTGAACTACTCGGGTCTGCAGCGGCGGCTGGAGGTGAGTAATCAGTCATGGATGGTGCAGTTCCTTGAACTACAGGGTTTGGACCTCCTGCTGGAGGCGCTGGAGGCTCTGTCGGGCCGCGGCTGCGCCCACATCGCCgatgctctgctgcagctcACCTGCGTCAGCTGTGTCCGGACCATCATGAACTCGTCCGCAGGGCTGCATTTCATCCTGGACAACGAGGGCTACATCAGGATGCTGGCTCAAG CTCTCGACACGTCCAATGTCATGGTGAAGATGcagctgttccagctgctggctGCTCTTGCCGTCTTCGACCCTCGGGGACACCACCTCGTCTTCGATGCACTCGACAACTACAAG AGCCTGAAGAAGCAGCAGTATCGCTTCAGCGTGATCATGAATGAGCTTCACGCCACCGACAACATCCTCTACATGGTGACGCTGCTAAGTATGGTCAACGTCCTCGtgctgcaggaggaggagctgaggaGAAGGCACCGGGTGCGGCAGGAGTTCATCG GTCTGCAGCTGCTGAACCTGCTCCCCAGGCTCAG GGAGACGCAGGACAAGGACCTGAACATCCAGTGTGACGTGTTTGAAGACTCTCTGTCGGAGGACATGGAGGAGATGGAGAGGCTGTACGGAGGGATTGATATGAGCAGCCACCAGCAGGTCTTCACAATGCTCTACACCATG GTGTCCAGCCATCCATCCTCCGTGCAGCTGCTGTCCATCCTTCAGGCCTTGTTGCTGGTGGGTCCGGACAGAGCTGAGGTCTGGTGTGCTCTGGAGCTGCTGATGGATCGAGCCACCCTGCTGGCTCAGGATG CTGAGGTAGACTCTGCAGATCACCTGCTGGAGAAGCTCCTCCCCCGAAAGACTTACTCAGCCAATCTTACCATCGACAGGGCGGTCCAGACTAGACTACCAGACAGTCCTCCCAGCCAATCAGAGGCACTCACCAAAGATGCTCCGACAGCCCCCACTGCAGCAGCACTGCCTCCGGCTCTTCCCACTTCCTATGccccccctcttcctcctcccttaCCCGGTGCTATGACTCTTCCCCTTCCACCCCCTCCACTGCCGCCCACACCCTTGCCTGGTGCTATGGCTCCTCTCCCTCCaccccctccacccccaccctTACCTGGTGCTATGGCTCCTCCACCCTTACCTGGTGCTGGACCTCCACTCCCCCCCTCTCCTCCAGGTGACATCAGAGCTGAGACAGTTCAAAGTCTGGGCAGGTTATATAGCAGCTCCGCTCCTAATTCAAGCCACACCCCCTGCCCAACACTGCGGATGAAGAAGCTGAACTGGCAGAAACTTCCATCCAGACTGGTGTCAG GCCACGAGTCTCTGTGGACGTCAACATCTTTGGACTCCATGGAGCCAGATTACTGCAGCATCGAGCACCTCTTCAGTCTCCCTCCGACTGAGACCAAGACCAGAACCAAGTCAAAGACGGAGCCCAAAGAG GTGTCCTTCATCGACGCCAAGAAGAGCCTTAACCTCAACATCTTCCTCAAGCACTTCAAATG TTCCCACGAGGACTTTGTGGATCTCATCCGAAGAGGAGACCGATCAAAGTTTGATGTTGAGGCCCTGAAACAGTTCATCAAACTCCTCCCAGAGAAACATGAG GTAGGGAACCTGAAGTCTCATCTGGCAGAGCAGGACAAGTTGGCATCAGCAGATCAGTTTTACCTGCAGCTCATTGATCTGCCCAG ttaCTCTCTGAGGATTGAGTGTATGTTGCTGTGTGAGGAGAGCAGCTGTGTGTTGGAGACTATGAGGCTCagagctgagctgctggaccGCGCCTGCCAGA GTGTGAAGGAGAGCGCTCGGCTGCCAGTCTTCTGTAAACTAATCCTGAGTGTCGGAAACTTTCTCAACTAT GGAACTCACACGGGGAATGCTGAAGGCTTTAAGATCAGCACTCTGCTCAAACTGACCGAAACCAAAGCCAACAAGTCGAGAGTCACGCTGCTGCACCACATCCTGCAG GAGGCTGAAGAGAATCACCCCGACCTGCTCAACCTGCCCGATGACCTGGAGATCTGTGCAAAGGCTGCTGG GCTCAGCTTGGACTCTATTCAGTCTGAAACAAAGACTCTAAACAAACGGCTGAAAAACTCAGAGAGGAGCGTTTCCTCCTCATCTGACGACATGAAGGAGCAGTACCTGTCCACCATACAG GAGAGCCTGCAGGCTGTTGAGCAGCTGCAACTCCTGCTGTCATctgtggaggagcagaggaagcaCCTGTCCGCCTacctctgtgaggacagcagcagcttctccctCGAAGAGCTCTTCAGCACCATCAAGGCATTCAGAGACCTCTTCCTTCGAACCCTCAAG GAGAACGAAGGTCACAGGGAgcaggagaagaggaggaagaggttggAGGAAGGGAGGAAACTGAGAGAAGAAGCCCCCACCAGAAAGATCA ttAGGACAGACATGGCCAATTGGGACGAAGGATGCACCGTCGACAACCTGCTGGCCGAGATCAGGAAGGGCTGCAGGCTGAGGAAGACAAGCCCACGGGCAGAGCCGGACGGTGGGGTCGAAG GTCACCCCGGGGTCACGCAGATGTCACCGGCCCAAGATAAGCCAGATTTTCCCGAGAAGCCTCGGGAGGAGGTCCGGACTCCCACACATCCACCTGCTGGAACCAGACCAGAACCGGAGCCAGCAGAGCCAGACAGAGCTGCCTCAGAGCTCCAGGCCCTCTGTGAACGCCCCGCAGCTGAGGTCCAGGGTCCGGAGTCTGAAGTGGACACCAGACCGGCGCAGCAGGAAGTCCAGCACACAGCTAGTCAGCAGGATGTGACCCAGGTCAACAGGAGCAAAGATCCTAACCCGGAAGATTCTGCTCCCCGGAACGCATCAAACACCTTAGACACCAGCCCAGCAG AAGGCCACACAGGAAGAAAGCGtttgaagaaaaggaaaaaatgcaTCCTTCAGTGA